In Streptomyces puniciscabiei, a single genomic region encodes these proteins:
- a CDS encoding CDP-glycerol glycerophosphotransferase family protein, whose amino-acid sequence MPQLSVIVYGPNAQGHLTELLDSLEAHPLSDAEVIVAAVGDWAREAAEGHAPETVVVPLPDGTGDAAARAAGAARATGRWLHFVHAKDSLPAGAARLIAERTAELDATDPDGVTGADILLVDHVTTTWQTAGTPSRDGRLLAAVGRASLPLDEAADLLRLTPLLGNRVLRADFWRAHEERLTTDDEPQAAHAALLLADRVACLNQAAYESRELRPESLPPLAPEDRFDLIERYESVLALAKDRRAARVVLYDLMMRDLVRTFAGENLPDAVAREFFRRASLAAVRWRPENHEHPAGVEGVRHALLEEGAYTKYRAFQAANRTRRAAKKAVRTRKKQVGAKLRDQQYRRALTRPVDPNLAVFAAYWERGVACNPAAIAAKLRELAPHIHPVWVVSKSNEALLPPGTDHVIPGTRRYWETLATAKYLVNNVNFPNAVVKRPDAIHLQTHHGTPLKRMGLDQMEHPAAAKGLDFDALLARIDKWDYSVSANSHSTRMWERAYPARYTSLDYGYPRNDVFYSATAADVRAARERLGIPPGKTAVLYAPTHRDYEAGFTPRLDLAALADRLGEDTVLLVRAHYFYGGAASPLTGLRRSGRIIDVSSYDPVEELCLAADALVTDYSSIMFDYANLDRPIVVYADDWETYRTTRGVYFDLMTDHPGQVARTQEELTEIFVSGAWRDESAAKARAAFRRRFCEYDDGRAAERVVRRVFLGEPEESLPPVIPLEERTPAPTPEEASA is encoded by the coding sequence CCGCGCCACCGGCCGCTGGCTGCACTTCGTCCACGCCAAGGACAGCCTGCCGGCCGGCGCCGCGCGGCTGATCGCCGAGCGGACCGCAGAGCTGGACGCCACTGACCCCGATGGCGTAACGGGCGCGGATATTCTGCTCGTCGACCACGTCACCACCACCTGGCAGACCGCCGGCACGCCCTCCCGCGACGGCCGGCTCCTCGCCGCCGTCGGCCGCGCGAGCCTGCCCCTGGACGAGGCCGCCGACCTGCTGCGCCTCACCCCGCTGCTCGGCAACCGGGTCCTGCGCGCCGACTTCTGGCGGGCCCACGAGGAGCGCCTCACCACCGACGACGAACCGCAGGCCGCCCACGCCGCCCTGCTGCTCGCCGACCGTGTCGCCTGCCTGAACCAGGCGGCGTACGAAAGCCGCGAACTGCGCCCCGAGAGCCTGCCGCCGCTCGCCCCCGAGGACCGGTTCGACCTGATCGAGCGCTACGAGTCGGTGCTCGCGCTCGCCAAGGACCGCCGCGCCGCCCGCGTGGTGCTGTACGACCTGATGATGCGCGACCTCGTGCGCACCTTCGCCGGGGAGAACCTGCCCGACGCGGTGGCCCGCGAGTTCTTCCGCCGCGCCTCCCTGGCCGCGGTCCGCTGGCGCCCCGAGAACCACGAGCACCCGGCGGGCGTGGAGGGCGTACGGCACGCCCTGCTGGAGGAGGGCGCGTACACCAAGTACCGTGCGTTCCAGGCCGCCAACCGCACCCGCCGCGCCGCCAAGAAGGCCGTACGGACCCGGAAGAAGCAGGTCGGCGCCAAGCTCCGCGACCAGCAGTACCGCCGCGCCCTGACCCGCCCGGTCGACCCGAACCTGGCCGTGTTCGCCGCCTACTGGGAGCGCGGAGTGGCCTGCAACCCGGCCGCGATCGCCGCCAAGCTCCGCGAACTCGCCCCGCACATCCACCCGGTGTGGGTGGTGTCGAAGAGCAACGAGGCCCTGCTGCCGCCCGGCACCGACCATGTGATCCCCGGCACCCGCCGTTACTGGGAGACCCTGGCCACCGCCAAGTACCTCGTCAACAACGTCAACTTCCCCAACGCGGTGGTCAAGCGCCCCGACGCGATCCACCTCCAGACCCACCACGGCACCCCGCTCAAGCGCATGGGCCTGGACCAGATGGAGCACCCGGCCGCCGCCAAGGGCCTGGACTTCGACGCCCTGCTGGCCCGCATCGACAAGTGGGACTACAGCGTCAGCGCCAACAGCCACTCCACCCGCATGTGGGAGCGCGCCTACCCGGCCCGCTACACCTCGCTGGACTACGGCTACCCGCGCAACGACGTCTTCTACTCGGCCACGGCCGCCGACGTCCGCGCCGCCCGCGAGCGCCTCGGCATCCCGCCCGGCAAGACGGCCGTCCTGTACGCGCCCACGCACCGCGACTACGAGGCCGGCTTCACCCCGCGCCTGGACCTCGCGGCCCTCGCCGACCGCCTCGGCGAGGACACCGTGCTCCTGGTGCGCGCCCACTACTTCTACGGCGGCGCCGCCTCCCCGCTGACCGGCCTGCGCCGCTCCGGCCGGATCATCGACGTCTCCTCCTACGACCCCGTCGAGGAGCTGTGCCTGGCCGCCGACGCGCTGGTCACGGACTACTCGTCGATCATGTTCGACTACGCCAACCTCGACCGCCCGATCGTCGTCTACGCCGACGACTGGGAGACCTACCGGACCACCCGGGGCGTCTACTTCGACCTCATGACCGACCACCCCGGCCAGGTCGCCCGCACCCAGGAGGAGCTGACGGAGATCTTCGTCTCCGGCGCCTGGCGTGACGAGAGCGCGGCCAAGGCACGGGCCGCCTTCCGGCGCCGGTTCTGCGAGTACGACGACGGCCGCGCCGCCGAACGGGTCGTACGACGGGTGTTCCTGGGCGAGCCGGAGGAGTCCCTGCCACCGGTGATCCCGCTCGAGGAACGCACCCCCGCCCCGACCCCCGAGGAGGCCTCGGCATGA